One segment of Zhihengliuella halotolerans DNA contains the following:
- the glgC gene encoding glucose-1-phosphate adenylyltransferase, whose product MPKCKVLAVVLAGGEGKRLMPLTVDRAKPAVPFAGGYRLVDFALSNVVNSGYRQVVVLTQYKSHSLDRHISETWRMSTHLGNYVASVPAQQRLGKQWFLGSANAIFQSLNLIHDANPDYVLVVGADHVYRMDFSAMLEAHIEAGVSVSVAAVRQPLALANQFGVIELNESDPRKISGFVEKPETTAGLDDDPSMFLASMGNYIFTKDALIEALTADSEKENTAHDMGGDIIPEFVSRDDCAVYDFSKNPVPGEASEGTRYWRDVGTLDSYYDCHMDLLEPVPAFDLYNGEWPIFTRQNASPPAKLVRGKDGVPGTAHDSLLAAGVVVSGGTVQHSVLSGDATVLAGAQVTDSVLLDNVHVGEGAVVHRAILDKNSVVPAGAQIGVDHDLDRSRGFLVTDSGLTVLSKGQTVPVDVPVPEHAV is encoded by the coding sequence ATGCCGAAATGTAAGGTCCTGGCCGTCGTCCTGGCCGGAGGAGAGGGCAAGCGTCTGATGCCCCTGACTGTGGACCGGGCTAAACCCGCGGTCCCGTTCGCGGGCGGATACCGGCTCGTCGATTTCGCGCTGTCGAATGTCGTGAACTCCGGGTACCGGCAGGTCGTTGTTCTCACCCAGTACAAGTCGCATTCCCTTGACCGTCACATCTCCGAAACGTGGCGGATGTCGACCCACCTCGGCAACTACGTCGCCTCCGTCCCCGCCCAGCAGCGGCTGGGCAAGCAGTGGTTTCTCGGGTCGGCGAACGCCATCTTCCAGTCGCTGAACCTGATCCACGATGCGAACCCCGACTACGTGCTCGTCGTCGGTGCCGACCACGTGTACCGGATGGACTTCTCGGCGATGCTCGAGGCCCACATCGAGGCGGGTGTCTCGGTCTCGGTGGCCGCGGTCCGCCAGCCGCTGGCCCTCGCGAATCAATTCGGCGTGATTGAGCTCAATGAAAGCGATCCGCGTAAGATCTCGGGTTTCGTTGAAAAGCCGGAGACGACGGCGGGACTCGACGACGATCCGTCAATGTTCCTGGCGTCGATGGGCAATTACATCTTCACCAAAGACGCCTTGATCGAAGCATTGACTGCGGACAGTGAAAAGGAAAACACCGCCCACGACATGGGTGGCGACATCATTCCCGAATTCGTCTCCCGCGACGACTGCGCGGTGTACGACTTCTCCAAGAATCCGGTGCCGGGCGAGGCGTCCGAGGGCACCCGCTACTGGCGCGACGTCGGCACGCTCGACTCCTACTACGACTGCCACATGGATCTGCTCGAGCCCGTGCCCGCGTTCGACCTCTACAACGGGGAGTGGCCGATCTTCACGCGGCAGAACGCGTCGCCGCCCGCGAAGCTCGTGCGCGGCAAGGACGGCGTCCCGGGCACCGCCCACGACTCGCTGCTGGCCGCCGGCGTCGTGGTCTCGGGCGGCACGGTGCAGCACTCCGTGCTCTCCGGAGACGCGACGGTCCTCGCCGGCGCTCAGGTCACCGACTCCGTCCTGCTCGACAACGTTCACGTCGGGGAAGGTGCCGTGGTGCACCGGGCGATCCTAGACAAGAACAGCGTGGTCCCCGCGGGGGCGCAGATCGGAGTCGACCACGACCTGGACCGCTCGCGCGGCTTCCTCGTGACCGACTCCGGACTCACCGTGCTCAGCAAGGGGCAGACCGTGCCCGTCGACGTGCCGGTACCGGAGCACGCCGTTTAG
- the glgA gene encoding glycogen synthase: protein MRVDIVTKEFPPTIYGGAGVHVAELTRVLAPRAEIRVRAFGDPRPADFHGASVASYATPENLAEANAAVQTLGTDLSILGDLAGADVVHSHTWYANMAGHLGALLHDVPHVVSAHSLEPLRPWKAEQLGGGYALSSWAESTAYHGASAIIAVSAGMRDDILRSYPDVDPGKVHVVHNGVDVELWTPREETDALEEFGIDPQARTVAFVGRITRQKGMPYLLRAAALLPEDVQLVLCAGAADTPALAAEVNELIEGLRRDRGNIVVIEKMLPREQVMQILTHATVFACPSIYEPLGIVNLEAMACGTAVVATATGGIPEVVADAETGYLVPIEQTSDGTGTPLDQEVFVADFAAALNRALADPEHARAMGAAGRVRAADHFSWEAIAERTLEVYRAAQASHTAR, encoded by the coding sequence GTGCGAGTAGACATTGTTACCAAAGAATTTCCACCGACTATTTACGGCGGGGCCGGCGTGCATGTCGCCGAGCTCACGCGGGTCCTGGCGCCGCGCGCGGAGATCCGCGTCCGCGCGTTCGGCGACCCGAGGCCAGCAGACTTCCACGGGGCCAGCGTCGCCAGCTATGCGACGCCGGAGAATCTCGCCGAGGCCAATGCCGCCGTCCAGACCCTGGGCACGGACCTGTCGATCCTCGGGGATCTGGCCGGTGCCGACGTCGTGCATTCGCACACGTGGTACGCCAACATGGCCGGTCACCTCGGCGCGCTCCTGCACGACGTCCCGCACGTCGTCAGCGCGCACTCGCTGGAGCCGCTCCGTCCGTGGAAGGCCGAGCAGCTCGGCGGCGGCTACGCCCTGAGCTCCTGGGCCGAGTCGACGGCGTATCACGGGGCCTCCGCGATCATCGCGGTGTCCGCCGGGATGCGCGACGACATCCTGCGTTCCTACCCCGACGTCGACCCGGGCAAGGTGCACGTCGTGCACAACGGCGTCGATGTCGAGTTGTGGACCCCGCGGGAGGAGACTGACGCACTCGAAGAGTTCGGGATCGACCCCCAGGCCCGCACGGTCGCCTTCGTCGGCCGGATCACCCGGCAGAAGGGGATGCCATACCTGCTGCGCGCCGCCGCGCTGCTGCCCGAGGACGTGCAGCTGGTGCTGTGCGCCGGGGCCGCCGACACCCCGGCCCTCGCCGCCGAGGTCAACGAGCTGATCGAGGGTCTGCGGCGGGACCGCGGCAACATCGTAGTCATCGAGAAGATGCTGCCGCGGGAGCAGGTTATGCAGATCCTCACGCACGCGACCGTCTTCGCCTGCCCATCCATCTACGAGCCGCTCGGCATCGTCAACCTCGAGGCCATGGCCTGCGGCACCGCCGTCGTCGCCACCGCCACCGGCGGCATCCCGGAAGTCGTCGCCGACGCCGAAACCGGCTACCTCGTGCCCATCGAGCAGACCTCCGACGGCACGGGCACGCCGCTGGACCAGGAGGTCTTCGTCGCAGATTTCGCGGCCGCTCTGAACCGGGCGCTTGCGGATCCCGAGCACGCGCGCGCCATGGGCGCCGCCGGACGCGTGCGCGCCGCCGACCACTTCTCTTGGGAGGCGATCGCCGAACGCACGCTCGAGGTCTACCGGGCAGCGCAGGCGTCCCACACGGCGCGGTGA
- a CDS encoding acyl-CoA dehydrogenase: MSQDVPESITEDPRVDVAELGEQLLGRWADVRRTARALAAEPRTQKIEGQSMAEHRERVLDQLGYLVEQKSVHRAFPKRMGGEENPGGNIAGFEELVVADPSLQIKAGVQWGLFGSAVLHLGTSEHHDAWLPGIMSLEIPGAFAMTEIGHGSDVASIATTATYDPAAEEFVVHTPFRAAWKDYLGNAALHGKAAVVFAQLITAGVNHGVHAFYVPIRDENGFLPGIGGEDDGLKGGLNGIDNGRLHFDNVRIPRTNLLNRYGDVAADGTYSSPIESPGRRFFTMLGTLVQGRVSLDGAATAASKVALQIAVGYANERRQFNASSDTTEEVLLDYQRHQRRLLPRIATTYAMSFAHEELLEKFHEVFSQDATDDARQDLETLAAALKPLSTWNALDILQECREACGGAGFIVKNRFTSLRADLDIYVTFEGDNNVLLQLVAKRLLADYAEEFRKLDAGALTRYVARRAEGVALNQSGLRQLAQTWTDAGSEKRSANFLKDPGTQRNLLAERVRTMVAEVAEDLKGAGKLPQARAAAVFNERQEQIISAARAHAELLQWEAFTRQVELVEDPGTRSVLTWLRDLFGLCLIERDLGWFQMSGLLSSQRARTLGPYINRLLARLRPHAQDLVDAFGYTQEHLRAEIVTGIEAERQEEAMAYFRTLRASADAPIDEKIILARKRAAEKSAKKARAGK; this comes from the coding sequence ATGAGCCAGGACGTACCCGAGTCGATCACCGAGGACCCGCGCGTCGACGTCGCGGAATTGGGCGAGCAGCTGCTGGGGCGGTGGGCGGACGTCCGGCGCACGGCCCGCGCGCTGGCCGCCGAGCCGCGCACCCAGAAGATCGAGGGCCAATCCATGGCCGAGCACCGCGAACGGGTGCTGGACCAGCTCGGCTACCTCGTCGAGCAGAAGTCCGTGCACCGCGCCTTCCCGAAGCGAATGGGCGGGGAGGAGAACCCGGGCGGGAACATCGCCGGTTTCGAGGAGCTCGTCGTCGCCGACCCGTCGCTGCAGATCAAGGCCGGCGTCCAATGGGGCCTGTTCGGTTCCGCCGTCTTGCACCTGGGCACGAGTGAGCACCACGACGCGTGGCTGCCGGGCATCATGAGCCTGGAGATCCCCGGAGCGTTCGCGATGACGGAGATCGGCCACGGCTCCGACGTCGCCTCGATCGCGACAACCGCCACCTACGACCCGGCCGCGGAGGAATTCGTGGTGCACACCCCATTCCGCGCCGCGTGGAAGGACTACCTGGGCAACGCTGCCCTGCACGGGAAGGCCGCCGTCGTCTTCGCGCAGCTGATCACGGCGGGCGTGAACCACGGGGTGCACGCCTTCTACGTGCCGATCCGCGACGAGAACGGTTTCCTGCCGGGCATCGGCGGCGAAGACGACGGCCTCAAGGGCGGGCTCAACGGCATCGACAACGGCCGGCTGCACTTCGACAACGTGCGCATTCCGCGCACCAACCTGCTCAACCGGTACGGCGACGTCGCCGCCGACGGGACGTACTCCTCCCCGATCGAGAGCCCCGGCCGGCGCTTCTTCACGATGCTCGGGACCCTCGTGCAGGGGCGCGTCTCGCTCGACGGCGCGGCGACGGCCGCCTCGAAGGTCGCCCTGCAGATCGCGGTCGGCTACGCCAACGAGCGCCGCCAGTTCAACGCCTCGAGCGACACGACCGAGGAGGTCCTGCTCGACTACCAGCGCCACCAGCGCCGACTGCTGCCGCGGATCGCGACGACCTACGCGATGAGCTTCGCGCACGAGGAGCTGCTGGAGAAATTCCACGAGGTCTTCAGCCAGGACGCGACCGACGACGCGCGGCAGGACCTCGAGACCCTCGCCGCCGCACTGAAGCCGCTGTCCACGTGGAACGCGCTGGACATCTTGCAGGAGTGCCGCGAGGCGTGCGGCGGCGCCGGATTCATCGTCAAGAACCGCTTCACCTCACTGCGGGCCGACCTCGACATCTACGTCACCTTCGAGGGTGACAACAACGTGCTGCTGCAGCTGGTTGCCAAGCGCCTGCTGGCCGACTACGCGGAGGAGTTCCGCAAGCTCGACGCCGGCGCCCTGACGCGCTATGTTGCGCGGCGGGCCGAGGGCGTCGCCCTGAACCAGTCGGGTCTGCGCCAGCTGGCGCAGACCTGGACGGATGCAGGCAGCGAGAAGCGCAGCGCGAACTTCCTCAAGGACCCCGGAACGCAGCGGAATCTGCTCGCCGAGCGTGTGCGGACGATGGTCGCCGAGGTCGCCGAGGACCTCAAGGGTGCCGGGAAGCTCCCGCAGGCCCGTGCCGCGGCGGTCTTTAACGAGCGCCAGGAGCAGATCATCTCCGCCGCGCGGGCGCACGCCGAGCTGCTGCAGTGGGAGGCTTTCACGCGCCAGGTCGAGCTGGTCGAGGACCCGGGCACGCGCTCGGTCCTGACGTGGCTGCGCGACCTCTTCGGGTTGTGCCTGATCGAGCGGGACCTGGGATGGTTCCAGATGTCGGGGCTGCTCTCGAGCCAGCGCGCCCGCACGCTCGGACCCTACATCAACCGCCTGCTGGCCCGGCTGCGTCCCCATGCACAGGACCTGGTCGACGCGTTCGGCTATACGCAGGAGCACCTGCGGGCCGAGATCGTCACCGGCATCGAGGCCGAGCGCCAGGAGGAGGCAATGGCGTACTTCCGCACCCTGCGCGCCTCCGCCGACGCCCCGATCGACGAGAAGATCATCCTCGCCCGCAAGCGCGCGGCCGAGAAGTCGGCCAAGAAGGCCCGCGCCGGAAAGTAA
- a CDS encoding TetR/AcrR family transcriptional regulator, giving the protein MNSENDRGVAPEQDGRASRWEAHREARRLDLLRIARKAIHRLGPNASMEDIAAEAGTSKSVFYRYFGDKSGLRRAVGSIVVEHMRSTVLEAGKTAATEEEGLHGMVAAYLAMAERSPNVYFFVTSLAHDPLAAEARGEEEDEEPLDTFFRDITTLMGESLAHYLDRTDRTAGSEQHTLLWPQASIGMVRAAGEAWLRMPASAEKPTHEELTDTITGWLVHGISGPSRKART; this is encoded by the coding sequence GTGAACTCGGAGAACGATCGGGGCGTCGCCCCGGAACAGGACGGCCGGGCTTCCCGCTGGGAGGCCCACCGCGAAGCCCGCCGGCTCGACCTGCTGCGCATCGCCCGCAAGGCAATCCACCGGCTCGGCCCCAACGCCTCGATGGAGGACATCGCCGCCGAGGCCGGGACCAGCAAGTCGGTCTTCTACCGGTACTTCGGCGACAAGTCGGGGCTGCGCCGTGCCGTCGGCAGCATCGTGGTCGAACACATGCGCAGCACGGTCTTGGAGGCCGGGAAGACGGCCGCCACCGAGGAGGAGGGCCTGCACGGGATGGTCGCGGCGTACCTGGCCATGGCCGAGCGCTCCCCCAACGTCTACTTCTTCGTCACCTCCCTCGCCCACGACCCGCTCGCCGCCGAGGCCCGCGGCGAGGAAGAGGACGAGGAACCGCTGGACACGTTCTTCCGCGACATCACCACCTTGATGGGCGAGTCCCTCGCGCACTATCTGGACCGCACGGACCGCACTGCGGGCAGCGAGCAGCACACGCTGCTGTGGCCGCAGGCCTCGATCGGCATGGTCCGCGCCGCCGGCGAGGCCTGGCTGCGCATGCCCGCCTCCGCCGAGAAACCGACCCATGAAGAACTCACCGACACGATCACCGGCTGGCTGGTGCACGGCATCAGCGGCCCCTCACGAAAGGCCAGAACATGA
- a CDS encoding acetyl-CoA C-acetyltransferase produces the protein MATSTSKAAASSKTPAGVRPAVVIGGNRIPFARSNGPYADASNQDMLTAALDGLVARFGLQGQRIGAVAAGAVLKHSRDFNLVRESVLGTALDPATPAYDVQMACATGMEAIGSLANKIKLGQLESAIGGGVDTTSDAPIAVSEGLRRVLLELARARTPKQRLSALTKFRPKDLAPNAPGTGEPRTGLSMGEHQALTTVAWGISREAQDELALKSHHNLAAAYERNFFDDLITEYRGVGRDTNLRPSTTLEKLGSLKPAFGRDLGDKATMTAGNSTPLTDGASAVLLGSEEFARANDLPMLANFVDYEAASVDFVRGKEGLLMAPAYAVPRLLARQGLSLQDFDFYEIHEAFAGTVLSTLAAWEDEDFCRNKLGLDAPLGSIDRSRLNVAGSSLAAGHPFAATGGRIVATLAKLLHEKGSGRGLVSVCAAGGQGVVAILEAR, from the coding sequence ATGGCCACTTCCACGTCGAAAGCCGCTGCGTCGAGCAAGACCCCGGCGGGCGTCCGCCCCGCCGTCGTCATCGGTGGCAACCGCATCCCGTTCGCGCGCTCGAACGGCCCCTACGCCGACGCCTCGAACCAGGACATGCTTACGGCCGCGCTCGACGGCCTCGTGGCGCGCTTCGGCCTGCAGGGCCAGCGGATCGGCGCGGTCGCCGCCGGCGCGGTGCTTAAGCACTCCCGCGATTTCAACCTCGTGCGCGAGTCCGTGCTCGGCACGGCCCTCGACCCGGCGACGCCCGCGTACGACGTCCAGATGGCGTGCGCGACCGGAATGGAGGCCATCGGCTCCCTCGCCAACAAGATCAAGCTCGGCCAGCTCGAATCGGCGATCGGCGGCGGCGTCGACACGACGTCGGACGCCCCCATCGCCGTCAGCGAGGGCCTGCGCCGCGTCCTGCTCGAGCTCGCGCGGGCGCGCACGCCGAAGCAGCGGCTCTCCGCCCTGACGAAGTTCCGCCCGAAGGACCTCGCGCCGAACGCCCCGGGGACCGGCGAGCCGCGCACGGGGCTGTCGATGGGCGAGCACCAAGCGCTGACCACTGTCGCGTGGGGCATCTCCCGCGAGGCCCAGGACGAGCTGGCTCTGAAGAGCCACCACAACCTCGCCGCTGCCTATGAGCGCAACTTCTTCGACGACCTCATCACCGAATACCGCGGCGTCGGCCGCGACACCAATCTGCGCCCGTCCACGACGCTCGAGAAGCTCGGCAGCCTCAAGCCGGCCTTCGGTCGCGACCTCGGGGACAAGGCCACCATGACCGCTGGCAACTCGACGCCGCTGACCGACGGCGCCTCGGCTGTCCTCCTCGGCTCCGAGGAATTCGCCCGCGCCAACGACCTGCCGATGCTCGCGAACTTCGTGGATTACGAGGCCGCCTCCGTCGACTTCGTCCGCGGCAAGGAGGGTCTGCTCATGGCGCCGGCCTACGCCGTCCCGCGGCTGCTCGCCCGCCAGGGCCTTTCGCTGCAGGACTTCGACTTCTACGAGATTCACGAGGCTTTCGCCGGTACCGTGCTCTCCACTCTCGCTGCCTGGGAGGACGAGGACTTCTGCCGGAACAAGCTCGGCCTCGACGCCCCGCTCGGGTCGATCGACCGCTCGCGGCTCAACGTCGCCGGCTCGTCGCTCGCGGCCGGGCACCCGTTCGCCGCCACGGGCGGGCGGATCGTCGCCACGCTCGCGAAGCTGCTGCATGAGAAGGGCTCGGGCCGCGGCCTGGTCTCCGTGTGCGCGGCCGGCGGGCAGGGCGTCGTCGCGATCCTGGAGGCGCGCTAA
- a CDS encoding 3-oxoacyl-ACP reductase, which yields MSNQYQKLVNTGVTKNIAKQLGLPRPAMLRRYAAGEPLVPGPVLVLGDGASAQPAADLLLGWGLDVLRHLAPGRKVGAVVVAYDDVARPGDLADVALNLGPAVKSLLPGGRVVSISRPVRDGLDPEQAAARQGVDGLVRSLGRELRGGATANGLLLAEGIDMNAASAQAGLRFLLSGRSAYVDGQFIEVSGTRGTLPGDWEKPLAGKVAVVTGAARGIGAAIAKTLARDGAKVVAVDVPAAGGALAKVANEVRGTALQLDVTRADAGHLIIEHATQRHGGLDIVVHNAGITRDKLLANMDEGRWKSVIAVNTESQLRMNQAFLAAGLPGLRVVALASTSGIAGNRGQTNYAASKGGVMGMVRASAEAFAGVDGGINAVAPGFIETEMTAKVPMATRAVGRMLMPSLMQGGLPVDVAEAIAFLASDAAAGINGETLRVCGQSLIGR from the coding sequence ATGTCGAACCAGTACCAGAAGCTCGTCAACACGGGCGTGACCAAGAACATCGCGAAGCAGCTCGGGCTGCCACGCCCGGCGATGCTGCGCCGCTACGCGGCCGGGGAGCCGCTCGTGCCGGGGCCCGTCCTCGTGCTCGGTGACGGGGCGTCGGCGCAGCCGGCCGCCGATCTGCTCCTCGGGTGGGGGCTGGACGTCCTGCGGCACCTGGCGCCGGGGCGCAAGGTGGGTGCCGTCGTCGTCGCGTACGACGACGTGGCCCGCCCGGGCGACCTCGCCGACGTCGCCCTGAACCTCGGACCCGCCGTGAAGTCGCTGCTGCCCGGCGGGCGCGTGGTCTCCATCTCGCGGCCCGTGCGCGACGGGCTGGACCCGGAGCAGGCGGCCGCGCGGCAGGGCGTCGACGGGCTGGTGCGATCGCTCGGCCGTGAACTGCGGGGCGGGGCCACGGCCAACGGGCTGCTGCTCGCCGAGGGCATCGACATGAACGCGGCCTCGGCGCAGGCAGGCCTGCGCTTCCTCCTGTCCGGGCGCAGCGCCTACGTCGACGGCCAGTTCATCGAGGTCTCCGGCACGCGCGGCACGCTCCCGGGGGACTGGGAGAAGCCGCTGGCCGGCAAGGTCGCGGTCGTCACCGGTGCCGCGCGCGGGATCGGCGCGGCGATTGCCAAGACGCTCGCCCGCGACGGTGCCAAAGTCGTCGCGGTCGACGTGCCCGCAGCGGGCGGTGCGCTGGCGAAGGTCGCGAACGAGGTGCGCGGGACGGCCCTGCAGCTCGACGTGACGCGGGCCGACGCCGGGCACCTCATCATCGAGCACGCGACTCAGCGCCACGGCGGCCTCGACATCGTCGTGCACAATGCCGGGATCACTCGCGACAAGCTGCTCGCGAATATGGACGAGGGGCGGTGGAAGTCCGTGATCGCGGTGAACACCGAGTCGCAGCTGCGGATGAATCAGGCGTTCCTCGCCGCCGGGCTGCCGGGCCTGCGCGTCGTCGCGCTCGCCTCCACGAGCGGCATCGCCGGCAACCGCGGGCAGACCAACTACGCGGCCTCCAAGGGGGGAGTGATGGGCATGGTGCGGGCCTCCGCCGAGGCGTTCGCCGGCGTCGACGGCGGGATCAACGCGGTCGCCCCGGGGTTCATCGAGACCGAGATGACCGCCAAGGTGCCGATGGCGACCCGCGCGGTCGGGCGCATGCTGATGCCCTCGCTCATGCAGGGTGGGCTGCCCGTGGACGTCGCCGAGGCGATCGCGTTCCTGGCCTCCGACGCCGCCGCTGGGATCAACGGCGAGACGCTGCGCGTCTGCGGCCAGTCCCTGATCGGACGGTGA